Genomic window (Bacteroidota bacterium):
TACACGATCCTCCACAACCGGGCGGACGAGTTCAGCCCGTTCGACTCGGTGGGTGTAGCATTCCGCGGCATGCGCACGGAATCGGGCGCGGTACACCCGGTGACGGGCAACCTCTGGTTCAGCTCTGGTAACTCGCTCAATGGTCCCAACCAGGACCCCGATGAAACGTCGTTCTGGAATGCCAATACCTGGTATGAGTTTACACCCGGAGACGTACACGACCTCGATGGGACGGAAACCCCGCTCGACTCGCTCGTGTGGGGAGGTTGCACCTCATTCGAGGATGACGAGGCCACACCTCAGTATGATGGCTTTTGCGAGGACCCGAACGAAGCAAATGGACGCATGAAGGCTCGCCCGCGCGGCATCGCGTTCTCGCCGGACGGCATGCGTGCCTACGTGACGGGCTTCAGCGCGCTCTCGACCGACCCCGGTGGTCAGGTCCAGTTGTTTGAACTGATGAACGTCGCCATCGAAGAAGGCGCCGAACTGCCGACTTCGGTGACGCTCGGACAGAACTACCCGAACCCGTTCACCTCCGAAACCAAGATCGGCTTTGAAGTGCAGCAGGCCGCTCAGGTGCAGCTCGTCGTCTACGACATGTTGGGCCGTGAAGTCGCCATGCCGATGGACGACTACCTCACGCCGAACACCTACACCGCCACCGTCGACACGCGCAACATGGCGCCGGGCACGTATGTCTACACGCTCCGGGTCAACGGCCAGGTCGTCAGCAGCAACCAGATGACGAAGGTGGACTAAGTCCCTCTGAACTTGACGTTGCTGTTCGTCATTCGGGGGTGCCAGGCACATGGAGCCTGGCACCCCCGTTGTTCTCAGACTATTCCGATCGACTCCACTCAACTGCTTGCGACTATGTCTCGATTGATTCTGTTATTGTGCCTTGGTGTATGTGTATCGTGGCCAGCGATTGCTCAAGAGGTGCCACCCAAGCAGGAATTCCGCGGAGCCTGGATTGCTACAGTCATCAACCTCGACTGGCCGCTCAATCCTGTTGAGCCCACCGACGTGAAGAAGCGCCGCATGGAAATCCTGCTGGATGGTCTGCAGGCTGCCGGTGTCAACGCGGTGCTCTTCCAAATCCGCTCCGAGGCGGACGCCATGTATGTTTCCGAGACGGAGCCCTGGTCCGTGTGGCTCACGGGTTCGCAGGGCACGCCGCCCGATCCGTTCTTCGATCCACTCGCGTTCGCGATCGAAGAGGCACACAAGCGCGGTATGGAACTCCACGCGTGGCTGAATCCCTTCCGCGTGCAGCGCGCTGTGGGGAGCAGCCCGACCTCGCCCGACCATATCTCGAATCGTCGCCCGGAGTGGACCTTCACAATCGGCGGCATCCAGGTGCTCGATCCCGGTATCCCTGCAGCCCGCGACTACGTGGTCGATGTCGTGGCCGAAGTCGCCAACAACTACGATGTGGACGGCATCCACTTCGACGACTATTTCTACCCGTATCCGCCCAACCAGATCACGAACCAGGACGACGACACTTTCGCGGAGTACAACCGCGGGATCACCAACCGGGGCGTCTGGCGCCGCGAGAACATCGACTTGTTCGTGGAAGCCGTCCAGGACACGCTGCTCGCGATCAACCCCGATATCAACTACGGCATCAGCCCGTTCGGCATCTGGAAGAACGGCGTCCCGCCCGGAATCGTCGGACTGGATGCCTACAGCGTGATCTACGGCGATGCGGTCACGTGGCTCAACGAGCAGACCATCGACTACCTCTCTCCACAACTCTACTGGGCCTTTGGCGGCGGCCAGGACTACGGCAAGCTCGCGCCGTGGTGGGCCTCGGTCGCCAACGAGCGGCACCTCTATCACGGACTCGGCGCCTACCGGACGAACTACTCGCGCGACGAGATTCCGCGCCAGATCCGTCTGAATCGCGGTAATGATGACATCCAGGGGCAGATTCTCTTCCGCGCGCTCAACGTGACGGGGAACTCCCTGTCGCTCCGCGACTCGTTGCAGGCGGAGTACTACCGCCATCCGGCGCTCCCACCAACGATGCCATGGAAGGACATGACGGCCCCCGAGGGTCCGGGGATGCTAAACTTCACGTGGGACGGCGATGAGGCGGTGCTCAATTGGGACGCCTCGGTCGAAGTCGAAGGCGCGGCGGCCTCTCGGTTCTACGCAGTCTACCGCATTAACGCAGCCGAAGAACCCGACTACGAAGCGGCGTTCGAGGACCCGCGCAACCTGCTCGCCCTCACGGACCAGACTACCTACACGGACACGCCCGTCCAAAGCGCGAACCCGTACTACTACACCGTCCGGGCCGTCAGCGCGAATTCGATCGAGAGCGTCCGCAGCAACGAGGTCGTCCTCGAAGGGCGCGCGGTAGATGCGGAAGCCGATCAGCCTGTCATGGCGCGGCTGGTCCAGAATTATCCGAACCCGTTCGTGGGTCGCACTACTATCGCGTTCGTGCTGGATCGCCCCGCGACGGTCTCGCTGCGCGTCTACGACGCGCTAGGCCGCGCGGTCGCCACACTACTCGACCGTGCAGACCTGGGCGTTGGCCCGCATACCGCCGAGTGGGAAACGTCAGGTCGTTCCCTCAGCAGCGGTACCTACTTCTACATGCTCGACGTGGACAACCAGCGGCAGACGGGCAAGATGACGCTGCTACGCTAACGTGCAGGCGGAGACCACACGAGAGCGCCGAGACGATGTCAAAACGTCTCGGCGCTTCTCTGTTTATGTTGCGAATCCGAGTCTACCTGACGAGCAGCACCTTCTGGGTTGCGCGCTGCCCATCGGCGCGCACCTCCACGACATAGACGCCGCTTGCCAGGCCCGAAGCGTCCCACGTCAGCGCGTGCCGTCCAGCAGCGTGCGGCTGCCCTGCGGCGAGCCGGGCTACTTCCGCGCCGAGGACATTGTAGACCGTGAGGGTCACATCGGCGGCCTCGGGAAGCGAGAAGCGCAGCGTCGTCGTGCTCGTGAACGGGTTCGGGTAGGCGGCGTCGAGCGCGAAGACATCCGGTAACGGGCCATCGTCCTCGACGTCGACGACCATGCGTTCCTCGACGAGTCGGAGGTCGTCGATCCAGATCGAACCAAAGGCCGGGCTGCCAGGGACGTAGGTGAGCTGGATGCTGTCGAAGCGCAGGGTACCGTCGAGTGTGCCGTCGCCGATCCAACTGCCGACCTCGCCGCTCGCCATGTCCCACGAGACGACGTTCCACCCGAGCCAGTCGATCGTGAACCAGGGGCTCACCTCGGTGCCTGCGGAGGCCGTACCGAGGCCGTCGTCTACGGCGAAACGGATCTGGTTGCCGCTGCCATCGCCAAACACGTAGGCCTGTAACTGCCGGTTCGGCTGGAACCGCAGCTCGAACGGCGGCCCCGCGTTGAGAAACTCGCGGATCAGCCACACAGAAGCCTGCGTGTCCCACCCGTAGTCGAGGCGCATGGCGAGCTCGCTGTCGGTGAGCAGGTTGACGATCGAGTCGTCGGCCGAAGCATCCGTAGCCTCGGTCACGATGCCAATCGTGGAGCCGCTCTGCTGCGGGACCCACCAGCGGCGGTCGAAGTCCTCGTCGAAGCTGTCGATCTCGGTGGCGACCCACTCCTGGTCGCTGGTGGTGAAGGTGAACTGCTGGGTGTCGGGCTGCTGGTTCAGGAAGTCGTCTTCGAGACCGGGGAGCGCGATGTATCTATAGCTCGTCTCCGGGCGCAGA
Coding sequences:
- a CDS encoding T9SS type A sorting domain-containing protein; protein product: MHKLILSALILGLTASTAFAQSYVFQGNFPDPIVELGGLGGHGVAVDPDGKFWFEGFGATDSVQVAALGNEFFPVRVIYVYNADGTPASFNPVKFVDYADGVTPRDTLGGFVTRDGDGNLAWEGRSNRGLRADRDGNILASNFNTLFKLDYQTGEGLARADFPDYCSLTQAASDDNGSVYVMGVCPFTVPIRELDSNLNFIANVAAESSNFSRSVTASANGLWVYETDYENTYTILHNRADEFSPFDSVGVAFRGMRTESGAVHPVTGNLWFSSGNSLNGPNQDPDETSFWNANTWYEFTPGDVHDLDGTETPLDSLVWGGCTSFEDDEATPQYDGFCEDPNEANGRMKARPRGIAFSPDGMRAYVTGFSALSTDPGGQVQLFELMNVAIEEGAELPTSVTLGQNYPNPFTSETKIGFEVQQAAQVQLVVYDMLGREVAMPMDDYLTPNTYTATVDTRNMAPGTYVYTLRVNGQVVSSNQMTKVD
- a CDS encoding family 10 glycosylhydrolase → MPPKQEFRGAWIATVINLDWPLNPVEPTDVKKRRMEILLDGLQAAGVNAVLFQIRSEADAMYVSETEPWSVWLTGSQGTPPDPFFDPLAFAIEEAHKRGMELHAWLNPFRVQRAVGSSPTSPDHISNRRPEWTFTIGGIQVLDPGIPAARDYVVDVVAEVANNYDVDGIHFDDYFYPYPPNQITNQDDDTFAEYNRGITNRGVWRRENIDLFVEAVQDTLLAINPDINYGISPFGIWKNGVPPGIVGLDAYSVIYGDAVTWLNEQTIDYLSPQLYWAFGGGQDYGKLAPWWASVANERHLYHGLGAYRTNYSRDEIPRQIRLNRGNDDIQGQILFRALNVTGNSLSLRDSLQAEYYRHPALPPTMPWKDMTAPEGPGMLNFTWDGDEAVLNWDASVEVEGAAASRFYAVYRINAAEEPDYEAAFEDPRNLLALTDQTTYTDTPVQSANPYYYTVRAVSANSIESVRSNEVVLEGRAVDAEADQPVMARLVQNYPNPFVGRTTIAFVLDRPATVSLRVYDALGRAVATLLDRADLGVGPHTAEWETSGRSLSSGTYFYMLDVDNQRQTGKMTLLR